One window from the genome of Candidatus Poribacteria bacterium encodes:
- a CDS encoding HEAT repeat domain-containing protein, with protein sequence MTRETVDSGPNLSLQQKARKFISWLSHRDGPVRNWRYIPTHVLLRKLQSESAEMRAYAAEGLGGVGNAHAVAPLINALSDNNSTVRRFAISSLGHIRDPRAIDVLIPFLQDEEADMRCAAVVALGELGLSEERFSTPPVQVIEALMSSIWDADRAVCSAAVVALGRIGNPQAIPALNELAEATESEWIRRYISEALHQIEEQNA encoded by the coding sequence ATGACGCGCGAAACTGTAGACTCTGGTCCAAACTTGTCCCTACAGCAAAAAGCCCGCAAGTTTATTAGTTGGCTCTCACATCGAGACGGTCCCGTTCGGAATTGGCGATATATCCCGACGCATGTGTTGCTGCGGAAATTGCAATCGGAATCCGCTGAAATGCGGGCGTACGCTGCCGAAGGACTCGGTGGCGTTGGTAATGCCCATGCCGTCGCACCGCTCATCAACGCTTTATCCGATAACAACTCGACCGTGCGCCGTTTCGCTATCTCCTCCCTCGGACATATCCGCGACCCGCGCGCCATTGACGTGCTCATCCCATTTCTACAAGACGAAGAAGCCGATATGCGATGTGCCGCTGTCGTTGCCCTCGGTGAATTAGGACTCAGCGAAGAGCGGTTTTCAACACCACCGGTCCAGGTAATCGAGGCACTCATGAGCAGCATCTGGGACGCTGACAGAGCCGTCTGTTCCGCCGCCGTTGTCGCTTTGGGTAGAATCGGTAATCCGCAAGCCATTCCCGCACTCAACGAATTGGCAGAAGCCACCGAGAGCGAATGGATCCGCCGCTATATCAGTGAGGCACTACATCAGATTGAAGAGCAGAACGCCTAA